Part of the Oryzias melastigma strain HK-1 linkage group LG24, ASM292280v2, whole genome shotgun sequence genome, ctaTTACCTGGTTCAGATGTGTctagccaataagaacatgccagagaagGGTATGCTGGAAAACAGACAGGAAGGTGgttctcgaggaccagggttgcctACCTCTGGTCTAGACAGTCGTTAAGGTCAGAGTTGCAAACCACTAACCATCAAATCTTAATGATTCATGTCATTTGCAAAGAAGCGGGGACCAAAATTCCATCTAACTTGCTCAACAGCTACAAGAAACGTCTGACCTTTGTACTTGATAATAAGGGTTTGGCTACAATGCATTAAGTCTTTCGAGCAAGAGGGTTTAGATActtatttcctccactgtaTGTCCACATTGTGACTTTACTGTCTTGGTATTTGTGCCCCATTGTGGCCCTAAAACAACTGCTGTGCATTAGACAACACGGGTACAATTACAAAATCCAGGCGCACAACATTAACAGGACAGATGAGATGACGAGACAAAGAACTGCAATGCTGAAACGTAAAACATCAACTCCACAACCTAAGTGTGATGTTATGAAGTGAAGAGTTTGCTGCACTTTTTCATATTACACACAATAAAGTAGCAAAAAAGTGGCAGGAATCCAGACTTTATGTTCTTACTTTGCAGGGAACATGTTTTCTTGTCCGGATTCAAGACATAACCATTCCAGCACTTGCAGTGATAGGAGGTGTTGGTGCTGACACACGTGTGCTGGCAGTCGTGTCCCATGGCACACGAGTCCACACCTAGAATAAGCCGAGATTAAAGACGACAGCACAGTTGTATGCACTGACACTCACTGGGCTTTCGGTACCTTGGGCGGTTTGTAATAGATGATGTTACTTCTTCTATTTTGCTTAATAGCTATGACCAATTTGTGACTTCTGTTATCATCTCTTAGGGATACTATTCATTCACACACCTTCATCACAACTGTTGTGTGTTGGAAAACACCGGTAAAATCACAGAACCCACAAGAGACAGAGACAATTCATGACTGAAGTGACGAGACAAAGAATGCTGAAAGGCAAAACATCAACTGCACAGTATAACCTCAGGATCACTAAGGAATTtcccccctaactactaaaaaactatatagtgcggaaCTACATAGTGTGCttgattttaaaggtaattcggacatgatgctcactacttttcttcaatttttctaaacaccggatatgacgtcatcgatttcacggagtgaaaatcgaataaaaacgaacatttatCGACGTTTATTCATGaattcactgtgttctgatggtgaaaatgtggatggtttattcaaatattgcatttaaacactttttttgttcgaaattgtttgaccgcaatgcattgtggtatatatccgctaatctagtgcATCGGTggacgctagtttttcgcaaagacttctgggaaattccgAGTGGCGAATGCACAGTATAGTGATTATGGGGGATCCTACGTGAATTTTCTTCCATATCAGATggtaattctttaaaaatatttagttattggAACAAATTCATCTGATTAACAGTTGTAAAGGAATTGAGGTTttactgtacttttttaaaaaggaacattGATGCTTTGATGTCAAAACAAATAACAACAAATCCCGTTTTCCCTCCTTTTTGATAGTTTCTGAGAAGCTTCAAGTTTAGGACTGACTGGACCCAAAACTTTGCTTGACTACAAAAACAAGTTCTAGCTTTGACATCTGCAGCCCATGTGGGGGTTGAGAacatctgctcttttttttctttctttcttaaagTTTACAAATATTCCACATTCTCCAGAACCCCCGTTTGTAGACTGTGGATGCCCCGAGTGATGAACTAGAACCAGGGTTAATGGAGGAAAAGGTCTCCGGTGCCCTTTTATGTCCTACCACACAGCGTCTCCCTGAACTTGGAGGTGAGCTTCTCAATGACGCCGTAAGTCTCCACGTAGAAGACGTGGTCTTCCAGAGGGATGCTGGCCATCAGCTGTAGGGAGCGCATGTCCGCACGGTCCACCCCAACGGCGTAAATCTCAACGCCTGAGGCCCGGGCTTCAGCGGAGACCTCCTCCACCTGATCCTGGGGTCTCCCGTCCGTCACGATGATTGCCACCTTGGAGATGTTCCTGGAGCGAGGGCGGGCTCCAGACTGCTCCGTGAAGGCTTCGTTCATCGCCGTCTTGATGGCCAGGCCGGTCATGGTTCCTGTTGCCAAGGGCTGAATGCGAGCGATGGCCTTCTTCAGCTCCAGTTTGTTGAAATAGTTTTTGAGGAAGAACTCGATCTTGACTGTGCTGGCGTAGTTGACGATTGCCACTCTGGTGGCATCTGGTCCCACGTCCAGAGTGTCCACCATGTTGGCCAGGAATATTCTGACCTTCTCGAACTCGGCCGGACGGACGCTGCGAGAGCTGTCAATGATGAAGACCAGGTCCAGGGGGCGGCTCCGGCACTGACCGTCTTCCTCTGCTCAAACCACGGCAGGAACAAGTCCGTTTAATgcatcacacacaaaaacatcacagtttGCTGCTTCACAGTGAGACAGATGTGGTTAGTCGtccaaaacacaacattttgagatgcaaaaaaggtgaaataaatgCAACTGTCATGCATCTCTGCAGGTTTTGATTGTGCTGAAATGATGGTgtatgttttctaaaacatacCGTGAGTCATTCCAGAGATTAGACTGTTCATCTCACTTTCCTTTGTGGAACGGATGAAGCCAGACATGGACAAGTAGGACCCCTGCCTGTCCACTCATATGCACGAATGTCAAACTTTCTAATTTGAACTCGGGATCTTTCTGCTTTCACTGCAAAAACGGTATCCTAAgacccttgtttcaagaaaaaaatatttttccagtaagagtttagaaaaacatgtcttagtgatGAAAATTTGTattcttaaaatataattttttgctttcttaCCCCATTTGTTTgtcaatttaaaagaaaaatgttcagactTTGAGAATGATTTCTTTggggcctgtttttgcagtgttttaGTTCTATATGTTAGCGGTTCCTTTCCATCTTTTCCTGTGACTggctacagaaaaaaacacaaagattggACGTGGAAAGCATTCAGGAGCAGTGGCTGGCATGGAAAGCAAGCCTGACCGGTAATATTCTACCTGTCTCCACAGGAGTGACGGTGGTGGTGAAGCCGCTTTGGGTACTGACCGGTAGAGTCCAGGGATTGAGGGTCTCCAGCGGTGGGACAGTGGTCACAATGGAGGTCACTGGTGCGATTGTTGGCTCTGGTGTGGCGGGTAAGATGGTGGGACGGACTAGTACCACTGGTTTTGGCACTGAGATGGACGGAGTTGGGCACGGAGCTTTCAGTTTGTAATAGAAGGGGCCTTTGATTGTATGAAGGGGGTGAAGGACCGGacctttgtgtgtgtggtgcATGTTTGGTGCCACCGGCCCTTTGAACCTGTGCTGAAAGGGTGGAACAGGAACCAGGGGTCTTTGGTAAGTCGCGGGCGGAGACAGAGGAAGGGGTCGATACACTAGCGGCGGAGGGATCCTCGGTGGCTGGAAGCGGGAGTGATACCCTCCTCTAAACGTGTAATCACTTCTGTGATCTACAGACCCACCAGAAAGGAGAAGTGATAGAAAACATTAGTAGGTAAAGATGTTTAAGATGACAATGTGCTGTAAGTACTGGTGAAATGATGGCAGGAGCAAGTGATTAGTGAAAGCAGGAGGTCATGGTCAGCTGTGTATGTGATGTCAGattagctggaaataaattgtAAAGTCTGAAATTAGAGTTTTAGATGTCATCtatgctgttttttaatcattttttcttatttttaagctCTTTACCCTTATATATTGTGCAACTTAacattaaattacttttatttatcttaagTACAGcataaaaatccagaaaaagcaaaaattaaaccatgaagcactttaaaaaaaacaatattaatgttaaaatggccaatttttgtttttaaaataatcacatttcacttgatttttttgttttttccccaagtCACATATTCTTGGATTGTGTTTTACTAgatacaaaaaattaatttggtgcaggatatttatttaatatatatatatatttaaattttgctaaattaaagcatttttagttgaatattttaaataataataaataataattttaacatttgacCTGTTATGACAATTTATGAATTTTCCCTACATATAaagttaaaatgcaaaaatttcCTGCCgactttacattttatttcctcCTCAAGAAGCAATTatacattaaagaaaatttttaGGATACTTACTTGATGGATTCAGGGTCCTGAATGGTGGTCGACCGTTATTTCTGGCCTGAGCGTAACTTTGGGCAGCTATAAGCTGAGAGTCTCCAGGCCTGAGGTGATATGTGGCCTGCACAACGTCAGACAAAAGCAGGGCCGTGCAGTACAGGAGGCTCCAGGTGCAAtgcttcatcatcatcatcatcgtcgtcATAGCAGCATAAGCAGGTTCCTGGTGATCCGATCTCTATGCCTCCAGTCTGCTGGTCTGGAGGGTCCTGCTCACCTCTGAGGGGTCCAAGTGTCTCCAGGTGGGAGGAGATTCCAGGGAACACCCAAAGGTGGAGCATGACCTGCAGGACGTATCAACTAACATGGAAAAAAGAACGAAATTTCAAcgaatattttgactttttgtaattataaatatttttttttctattttattacaataatttgtacttttactcacttttacttgttttgtgTCAGGACTTCTCAATTAGTTAATTTATAAAGAAActaaatatgtcaatttttcttcaaaatctgTACTggagaacttaaaaaaatactaagttttaaataaaaaatatattgtattattaaaattgaaatgaaaaaaaagaaaagcactcCATATTAAAAGTAcctttatatatatagatatatatatctatatatatagtGACATACCtttttgtgtcctttttttgtcatttgaagCCATGCAAATGGTATTAAAAGGATAATTTCCTgcaagatttatttcaatttatgataatttactaaaataaaataaaaaatgtcttacctTAATCAACATCTATTAAAGAGTTTGattattatattaaaatgttttatttcccttttttaatcagtattttttctctgaaagctAAATTGAAGTTTGTACTCTGAAGTTCTCCTTTGTgatttggcgccccctgctggtttAACCTAAGCATGCAGAAAACTGGGACAACTTAGGACTTAAAACAAGAACTTTTCTATCATTTTATGCCGTTAGTGAATCGTTTAAAgttgtcaaaaaatatttttcctttcattctgaTGCTTTAACTccatttaaaaatgctttataattgatttaatattgttATCCTTCATAAAATTCAAGAAAAGACGAACCAAAAGTTGATCAGAGACATTTATTGAAGTCAAATTTAATTCCACTGGGACAAAGTAATATTATCAGTAAAGTCATGAGAGCAAAGGGGTGGTTGTAATGTTTGCATGCAGCTGGCTGACTCTTTCTGCTGGAACTCTATCAGCATCTAAACCCCCCAGAATCTGGGCTGAGCGTTCATCTGCTTCTCCTTCATCGAGTTCTCACTCTTAATTCCAGCAGCGGTTCTCCAGAttctgggattttttaaaaaaagaaaaaaaaaacccttcaacTAAAGCCTTCGTGACTGTGACGCATAATGCCGAGCCAGCCGAGACAATAAGCATGCAACAAGTAATGCGAACAAAGCGGCTGTTAGTTTTACAGGTTAAAGTAGGAAAAACAAGAGAGGCGGCGCTCCACGGGCGGCGCCCTCTGCTCTCTCGGGAAAACCAATCGCTACGTCTGCTCGAACGACGGAGCAGCAGAGGGGCTGGCAAAGAATCAAACcacaacaaatcaaataaataaccAACAAAAAGTGCAACAAACTCAATTCTCAAGTGGAACAGCAaagctcttatttttttttagggaaaatatTAACAACTAGAAGATCTAACAAATGGATTGTCAAAAGTTTTTAACACTTGAATCTATTGATAGATGGTGCTGGATTGATGAAAGCATTTcaaactatttcattttcacatatcCCTTTTTACTAAGACTTAAAAAAGGCTGGAGCATATGAGGGGAGGGGGTTAGGGGGGTCCCTCTTTCACTTTTCAGACCGCAGCATTCACTCGTTTTTAAATCGCACATTTCTCAATCCTCACATCTCCAGGATTCTTCAAAACTgactttaagaaaaagaaaaacaacagcggAAACGTTTTCGAAGGCTTCACACGGACACGGCGGGCCGGAGGTGGGATGAGAGCGGAACGGTGTTCAGAACGGGATCGTGAAGGAATCTAGGAATGCATATGATGGCTGTGTGTCCATGTGGGTTCGGGAGCGGGGGCGGCGTCTTAGGCGGGCATGTAGGGAGGAGGTGGGTCCTTCTCCGGCATCTTCATCGCCATCTCGTAGGTGGGGAGGATGTACTAGAAAGAAAGggagaaaaatatctttaactaaaaataaataaataaaatgtaacaataatttaaaataaatatttaaaaatatatatatatatatatatatttactttgtttttatttatttattttttattat contains:
- the matn3a gene encoding matrilin-3a isoform X4, with translation MTTMMMMMKHCTWSLLYCTALLLSDVVQATYHLRPGDSQLIAAQSYAQARNNGRPPFRTLNPSKEDGQCRSRPLDLVFIIDSSRSVRPAEFEKVRIFLANMVDTLDVGPDATRVAIVNYASTVKIEFFLKNYFNKLELKKAIARIQPLATGTMTGLAIKTAMNEAFTEQSGARPRSRNISKVAIIVTDGRPQDQVEEVSAEARASGVEIYAVGVDRADMRSLQLMASIPLEDHVFYVETYGVIEKLTSKFRETLCGVDSCAMGHDCQHTCVSTNTSYHCKCWNGYVLNPDKKTCSLQSVDPCAMGHDCQHTCVSTNTSYHCKCWNGYVLNPDKKTCSLQSVDLCAMGHDCQHTCVSTNTSYHCKCWNGYVLNPDKKTCSLQNVDPCAMGHDCQHTCVNTNASYLCKCWNGYILNPDKKTCSLKQAKMEVVEDPCKCEARVAFQKQTQAAIQQLTAKIADVSGRIERLENSLA
- the matn3a gene encoding matrilin-3a isoform X1, whose protein sequence is MTTMMMMMKHCTWSLLYCTALLLSDVVQATYHLRPGDSQLIAAQSYAQARNNGRPPFRTLNPSKEDGQCRSRPLDLVFIIDSSRSVRPAEFEKVRIFLANMVDTLDVGPDATRVAIVNYASTVKIEFFLKNYFNKLELKKAIARIQPLATGTMTGLAIKTAMNEAFTEQSGARPRSRNISKVAIIVTDGRPQDQVEEVSAEARASGVEIYAVGVDRADMRSLQLMASIPLEDHVFYVETYGVIEKLTSKFRETLCGVDSCAMGHDCQHTCVSTNTSYHCKCWNGYVLNPDKKTCSLQSVDPCAMGHDCQHTCVSTNTSYHCKCWNGYVLNPDKKTCSLQSVDLCAMGHDCQHTCVSTNTSYHCKCWNGYVLNPDKKTCSLQNVDPCAMGHDCQHTCVNTNASYLCKCWNGYILNPDKKTCSLKRVDPCAMGHDCQHTCVSTNASYYCKCWNGYVLNPDKKTCSLKQAKMEVVEDPCKCEARVAFQKQTQAAIQQLTAKIADVSGRIERLENSLA
- the matn3a gene encoding matrilin-3a isoform X2, translated to MTTMMMMMKHCTWSLLYCTALLLSDVVQATYHLRPGDSQLIAAQSYAQARNNGRPPFRTLNPSKEDGQCRSRPLDLVFIIDSSRSVRPAEFEKVRIFLANMVDTLDVGPDATRVAIVNYASTVKIEFFLKNYFNKLELKKAIARIQPLATGTMTGLAIKTAMNEAFTEQSGARPRSRNISKVAIIVTDGRPQDQVEEVSAEARASGVEIYAVGVDRADMRSLQLMASIPLEDHVFYVETYGVIEKLTSKFRETLCGVDPCAMGHDCQHTCVSTNTSYHCKCWNGYVLNPDKKTCSLQSVDLCAMGHDCQHTCVSTNTSYHCKCWNGYVLNPDKKTCSLQNVDPCAMGHDCQHTCVNTNASYLCKCWNGYILNPDKKTCSLKRVDPCAMGHDCQHTCVSTNASYYCKCWNGYVLNPDKKTCSLKQAKMEVVEDPCKCEARVAFQKQTQAAIQQLTAKIADVSGRIERLENSLA
- the matn3a gene encoding matrilin-3a isoform X3, producing the protein MTTMMMMMKHCTWSLLYCTALLLSDVVQATYHLRPGDSQLIAAQSYAQARNNGRPPFRTLNPSKEDGQCRSRPLDLVFIIDSSRSVRPAEFEKVRIFLANMVDTLDVGPDATRVAIVNYASTVKIEFFLKNYFNKLELKKAIARIQPLATGTMTGLAIKTAMNEAFTEQSGARPRSRNISKVAIIVTDGRPQDQVEEVSAEARASGVEIYAVGVDRADMRSLQLMASIPLEDHVFYVETYGVIEKLTSKFRETLCGVDSCAMGHDCQHTCVSTNTSYHCKCWNGYVLNPDKKTCSLQSVDPCAMGHDCQHTCVSTNTSYHCKCWNGYVLNPDKKTCSLQSVDLCAMGHDCQHTCVSTNTSYHCKCWNGYVLNPDKKTCSLQSVDPCAMGHDCQHTCVSTNASYYCKCWNGYVLNPDKKTCSLKQAKMEVVEDPCKCEARVAFQKQTQAAIQQLTAKIADVSGRIERLENSLA